In the genome of Caldisphaera lagunensis DSM 15908, the window TCCCTCTCATACAAGAAATGTGATCAGAATCATGAGGAGCCACTATTTATAGTGTTAGAATTTGGTTGTAGGATGTTAGATTATTTGCTATTTCCCACTTAAATTAAATCTCATTTTACATGTAAGATTCCCACGTATATATTATTTATATTAAAAATTTATATACTATTGTTTTAAAATCATGATATCAGTTAGGTGATGTTTTTGGGAGAGGAAAAATATATTAATAGAGCAGAAGAAACAGATAAACAGCTTAGAAAAGCATTGAATTTCTGGGATATAACATATTTAGTAGTTGGAGCTATGATAGGCTCAGGATGGTTATTCGGCGCATTATATGCAAGCTCTGTTGTCGGGCCAGGATCTATACTATCATGGATAGTAGCTGGTGTACTAATGTTTTTTATAGCGTTAGTTTTTGCGGAAATATCCGGTATGATACCAAAAACTGGTTCAATTGTTAGATATCCCCAATATTCTCATGGAAGCTTTGCCTCATTTATTCTTGCATGGTCATATCTATTAAGCGCTATAACCGTTGCACCTGCCGAGGCTGAAGCTGTTATAACATATATGAGTTCCTATGTGCCAGGCCTTACCACTACTGTAAGCGGTTTAACAGTATTAACAGGATTGGGTATTATAGTAGCTTTTATATTTCTTACCTTCTTCTTCTTGCTAAACTACTATGGAGTTCATGTAATGGGAAAAACAAATACAGGTGTAGGATGGTGGAAATTACTTGTCCCTCTTATAACAATAATATTACTTATTTCTCTCTTCTTCCACCCAAAGAATTTTGCTACACCTAGCTTTTTACCATATGGCTCATCACCCATATTGTTTGCAATACCAACAACTGGTATAGCATTCGCATATTTAGGTTTTAGACAAGGGTTGGAATATGCCGGTGAAGCTAAAAATCCAAAAAGAGATGTACCATTAGGAACAATTCTTGGATTTATCATAGTTGTCGCTATATATGTTCTATTACAAGTAGCATTTATAGGAGGAGTAGATTGGGGTAAGGTATCAACAGCCTCAGGTGTTACAATAGCCCCCGGTAATTGGACAGGATTAAGCTCATCAGTGCTTGCCAACGGACCATTTTATGAAATTCTAAAAATATCTGCGATACCAATCCTTGTAGGATGGGGAATATTCCTTTTAATAGATGCTATAGTTTCACCTTCAGGTACAGGTTGGATTTATGAAGGAACAACAACGAGAGTTTTCTATGGAATGGCAGCTGATGGACATTTACCAGACCTATTTCTAAAATTAAACAAGCATAAAATACCAAT includes:
- a CDS encoding APC family permease, whose translation is MFLGEEKYINRAEETDKQLRKALNFWDITYLVVGAMIGSGWLFGALYASSVVGPGSILSWIVAGVLMFFIALVFAEISGMIPKTGSIVRYPQYSHGSFASFILAWSYLLSAITVAPAEAEAVITYMSSYVPGLTTTVSGLTVLTGLGIIVAFIFLTFFFLLNYYGVHVMGKTNTGVGWWKLLVPLITIILLISLFFHPKNFATPSFLPYGSSPILFAIPTTGIAFAYLGFRQGLEYAGEAKNPKRDVPLGTILGFIIVVAIYVLLQVAFIGGVDWGKVSTASGVTIAPGNWTGLSSSVLANGPFYEILKISAIPILVGWGIFLLIDAIVSPSGTGWIYEGTTTRVFYGMAADGHLPDLFLKLNKHKIPIFSLIASWLIGALFLLPYPAWVKIAGFISSTTVFTYMISGSALVVLRKTAPNAHRPLKLPVPWILGGIAFIASFLIVYWSTFSILWGVDALILAGIPIFYIYTMPKRLGSNLTLGIVLGVIYWITLAVTTIYFLDYGIVAKVASYYTMEPIPSFSVILSHTAPNFVLWVVINVITTVLFTYILYRGLPTAYSKSQIKAGFWVIATIFAGLIVSYLSSLGPYMPNYSIIPYPWDTVLAVVVAAVLFVYSALSGILTDDLVAVMKGLGIDITKDNNK